The Candidatus Bathyarchaeota archaeon sequence CTGAACTTGTGCATGATCCTCTGCCTCATCCTCTCCTTTCCCGAAGGTCGAGGGTTATACCCAGAACCCTGTAGTGTGAAGCAGGAGAACTGGCATGAGTCCCAGATCCTAACTCTTTTCCCTCCATCCCCTTCTTCATCCAGAACGTCGAAGCAGCAGCAAGTGGGACAAAGGAAAGTGCAAATTCCACAGCCCAAGCACTTCTGATATATCTGGTCCCACAATGGGTCGTCAAACATTCTATCAAGCTTCTGGCTCACGCCCTTAACAGAAACCTTAGATCTCACGGCAGTTTCAGCCTCTTCGGAGAGCTTCTTCGCCTTCTCTATGTCAGCTTTTTCTGCGTCCTTCAACCACGGAAACTTCTCAACGAGTTTCTCGCCTCTTTCAGTGACTGTTTCTATCAGATACTTGTCGTTTATGTCTTGGAGAAGCAGGTCCATACCCTCTTTTCCGAATGGACGCCCTCCAAGAGACGTGCAGAAGCATGTGCTTAGAGGATGATTGCACGCTAACCCGAACATGGTTGTGTTCTTCCTCTTCTCTAGGTAGTACAAGTCTTTGTGTTCTCCAGAGGAAAAGAACTTGTCCAGCAAAACGAAGCTTCTGGCATCGCAGGGGCGGACGCCTAACAGCACCCTCTTTCCCTTTACGATAAGAGCCTCCTCTATTTCTACGCCTTTTTTACCTATCCTATGGATGAACAGAGTCTCAGTCTGTGGAAAGAAAACCTCCTTGGGAGGCTTCTTTGTGTTCCGGAAGTCTAGGTAGGCTTCGCGTCCTTGGGAGAGTCTTTCAAAAAAGACTATGTTTTTTTCTTTGACTGGCACGAAAACATCGTGTTCTTCAGTCAGTTCCCCAAGGAGGATGGGGAATTTGCTCTTTTCTATGACCTTCCACTTCATTGTAAGCACCCTGTTTCACTTAATGAACTCCTGAGAATCCTCCATTTTGAACTCTCCCAACGGGGGGACCTCTTCAAGGCTGACTCCTGCCTCGTAGTTGTACCGTTCTTTCATAATCTTTTCAGTTTTTTTCACGAGCTCCCTCAGGTTTATATCCATTGGGCAAGCTCGACTGCAGGCTCCGCAATCGACGCATCTCCCGGCTATGTGGAAGGCACGGACGATGTGGTATATCATAGTATCCGAGATATCATTTGTCTTGCCGAACCAAGCGGGCATTGTCTGGTCGACGAAGCACATCTTGCAATAGCAGAGGGGACAAATGTTTCTGCAAGCGTAGCATCTGATGCACTTGCCTAGTTCCTCCTTAAAATGGTCCCACCTCTCTTCCACTGACTTCGACTCGAGGCTAGAAACTTCAGCGAACTCGTTCACTTCCGTGGTTTCAGGCACCTTCTCTCCCACAAATACATCGTAGATAGGTGGATTCTTGTGTCCGCAGGTTAGACACGAGTCGCAGAGGAAAACGTTTTTCGGTAAAACAAGCTCGAAACCTTCTCCCTTAACCTTGATCTGTTCATCTTTAACGACGGCTTCGAGGACCTCCCTATCGCCGAGTTTCGCCTTTATCTTTTTCCTGTCAATGACACCTAGGCAAGGGACACCTATTATGACTACATTTTCCCTGGGAAACTGCTTCTCTATCGCACAAACCGCTATCAACCGTGCGTCGCAACCCTTTGCAATAACACCTACTTTTTCCTTTCTATCTACCACGTATTTTGAAAGGCTGGCGTCGCAACTTGCGTTCCAAACAAGCTTTTTAATGCTCTCTACTTTGTCCACAAAGCAGGGAGTCGTGCGAAGAGGCAGGGTTCCTCGCTCATATCCGATTATCAGGTCGACCTTCTTCTCGCTGAGAAGCTTTTCCGCGACCTCTCTTATCGAATTTTCAAGGTTTTCCATACAGCACTACCTCTTCACCAGTCTTTTGGCAGGCCCTAGGGCATCCACCTTTTCTACCATGTCCGTCACGACCTTAGCAAACTTTTCACCTTCAGCAGCGGAGACCCATGAGAAGTTTACCCTTCTAGGCTCAATCCCGAGGTATTCCAGTAGGTCTTTCAGAACAGCGAATCTTCTTCGGGCCACGAGGTTTCCGCTAATGTAGTGGCAGTCTCCTGGGTGGCATCCTGAGACTAAGACTCCGTCCCATCCACGCTGAAGGGCTTTTATGATAAAGTATGGGTTGACTCTTCCAGAGCAGGGGACTCGAA is a genomic window containing:
- a CDS encoding 4Fe-4S dicluster domain-containing protein translates to MKWKVIEKSKFPILLGELTEEHDVFVPVKEKNIVFFERLSQGREAYLDFRNTKKPPKEVFFPQTETLFIHRIGKKGVEIEEALIVKGKRVLLGVRPCDARSFVLLDKFFSSGEHKDLYYLEKRKNTTMFGLACNHPLSTCFCTSLGGRPFGKEGMDLLLQDINDKYLIETVTERGEKLVEKFPWLKDAEKADIEKAKKLSEEAETAVRSKVSVKGVSQKLDRMFDDPLWDQIYQKCLGCGICTFLCPTCCCFDVLDEEGDGGKRVRIWDSCQFSCFTLQGSGYNPRPSGKERMRQRIMHKFSYFVKNFGESFCVGCGRCVRECPVNLDIREITKAISTRQVK
- a CDS encoding 4Fe-4S dicluster domain-containing protein; this encodes MENLENSIREVAEKLLSEKKVDLIIGYERGTLPLRTTPCFVDKVESIKKLVWNASCDASLSKYVVDRKEKVGVIAKGCDARLIAVCAIEKQFPRENVVIIGVPCLGVIDRKKIKAKLGDREVLEAVVKDEQIKVKGEGFELVLPKNVFLCDSCLTCGHKNPPIYDVFVGEKVPETTEVNEFAEVSSLESKSVEERWDHFKEELGKCIRCYACRNICPLCYCKMCFVDQTMPAWFGKTNDISDTMIYHIVRAFHIAGRCVDCGACSRACPMDINLRELVKKTEKIMKERYNYEAGVSLEEVPPLGEFKMEDSQEFIK
- a CDS encoding hydrogenase iron-sulfur subunit yields the protein MKPAEKQWPPKILAFLCNWCSYAGADLAGISRMQYPPNIRVVRVPCSGRVNPYFIIKALQRGWDGVLVSGCHPGDCHYISGNLVARRRFAVLKDLLEYLGIEPRRVNFSWVSAAEGEKFAKVVTDMVEKVDALGPAKRLVKR